The following coding sequences are from one Saprospiraceae bacterium window:
- a CDS encoding NAD(P)H-dependent oxidoreductase subunit E, producing MSKNTSFLSGRKGLQENLFERLGREASGGEGIRNEQIEAIAEEFLLGNAYIFGTTSFYDFTRTSNAGKQIYICNGSACLVAGTQNELEKKLKSRFASDQIGNICCLGRCYENHAFQFKNKNYSGSASDGFEEIIQDHIHIKDQYPVHQMEPVVLTRASYHVTEFEETLKKALAASPTQLLEEVKRSGLRGRGGAGFPMWIKLDGCLKEESPQKFLVCNADEGDPGSFTDKYILEHQAFLLLAGMLIASYIIGANQAVVYIRAEYPESVEAVLSALKILGDHHLVGDRIAGTEVSIHFTVIKAQGAYICGEETALLSSIEGQRPEVRVRPPFPVQEGLFRKPTVVNNVETLACLPYIIDQGGAAFGAIGTEKSTGTKLISLDSGFSQPGVAEVPMGTPLSIVVNQLAGGFSRPTKALHIGGPLGGLLPVSKINDLNLDFESFSSQGLMLGHASIISIPEEMPMIHYLEHLFDFTAHESCGKCFPCRIGSTRGKELIQKSIQDTSSKIDKVLMLDLLDTMKRGSLCALGGGIPLPVQNAMQYFETELAPYFKS from the coding sequence ATGTCCAAAAATACCAGCTTTCTATCCGGTCGGAAAGGGTTGCAAGAGAATCTGTTTGAAAGACTGGGCAGAGAAGCATCAGGTGGTGAAGGTATCAGGAATGAGCAAATAGAGGCCATTGCTGAGGAATTTCTTTTGGGGAATGCTTATATTTTTGGGACTACGAGCTTCTATGATTTTACGAGAACCTCCAACGCGGGAAAACAAATCTATATCTGCAATGGCTCTGCCTGTCTCGTAGCAGGTACACAAAATGAATTGGAGAAGAAACTGAAATCTCGATTTGCATCAGATCAGATAGGAAACATTTGTTGTCTGGGAAGATGCTATGAGAATCATGCTTTTCAGTTCAAAAACAAAAATTATTCAGGTAGTGCTTCAGATGGATTTGAGGAAATCATTCAAGACCACATTCATATAAAAGATCAGTACCCGGTCCACCAAATGGAGCCCGTGGTATTGACCAGGGCCAGTTATCATGTAACTGAATTTGAAGAGACGCTAAAGAAAGCATTGGCAGCAAGTCCTACCCAATTATTGGAAGAGGTAAAAAGATCTGGGTTAAGAGGGAGGGGAGGAGCCGGATTCCCGATGTGGATCAAATTGGATGGATGTCTTAAAGAGGAATCCCCACAAAAGTTTTTAGTTTGCAATGCTGATGAAGGGGACCCGGGTTCATTTACTGACAAGTATATCCTAGAGCACCAGGCCTTTCTTCTGCTTGCCGGTATGCTGATAGCATCTTATATTATAGGAGCGAATCAAGCTGTTGTTTATATAAGAGCGGAGTATCCTGAGTCGGTCGAAGCCGTACTTTCTGCACTTAAAATTTTAGGTGATCATCATTTAGTTGGAGACAGAATAGCAGGCACTGAAGTTTCTATCCATTTTACAGTCATCAAGGCCCAAGGTGCTTATATCTGTGGAGAAGAGACTGCCTTATTATCTTCTATTGAGGGTCAAAGACCCGAAGTTCGGGTGAGGCCACCATTTCCAGTTCAGGAAGGTTTATTTAGAAAGCCAACCGTTGTCAACAATGTAGAAACTTTAGCATGTCTGCCTTATATCATTGATCAAGGAGGAGCAGCTTTTGGAGCAATAGGAACAGAAAAATCTACTGGGACAAAACTCATTTCTCTTGACAGCGGTTTCAGTCAACCTGGAGTTGCTGAAGTTCCTATGGGTACGCCATTATCGATAGTGGTCAACCAGCTAGCCGGGGGATTTTCAAGGCCGACCAAAGCTTTGCACATAGGAGGCCCACTTGGTGGATTGTTGCCGGTCTCCAAAATAAATGATCTTAATTTGGATTTTGAATCATTTTCATCACAAGGATTAATGTTAGGTCATGCATCTATAATTAGCATTCCTGAAGAGATGCCGATGATTCATTATTTAGAACATCTTTTTGATTTTACTGCACATGAAAGCTGTGGAAAATGTTTTCCCTGCAGGATAGGTTCAACTCGTGGTAAAGAACTTATTCAAAAATCTATACAGGATACCAGTAGCAAAATAGATAAAGTCTTGATGTTGGATTTACTCGACACCATGAAACGCGGATCATTGTGTGCTTTAGGTGGGGGAATTCCCCTGCCTGTACAAAATGCAATGCAGTATTTTGAAACGGAGCTGGCACCTTATTTTAAATCCTGA
- a CDS encoding arsenite methyltransferase, whose protein sequence is MQSEEQIKEMVKQKYSEIALQDKGTNALSCCGAGGCSNEVYNIMSEDYVDLAGYTQSADLGLGCGLPTQFAKIKKGDTVIDLGSGAGNDCFVARAETGETGKVIGIDFTPAMIEKARSNAENLSYNNVEFRLGDIEKMPVGANVADVIVSNCVLNLVPNKAAVFQEMYRVLKPAAHFSISDIVLTGSLPEKILSAAEMYAGCVASAIDKELYLSYIRSAGFTNIVIQKDKPIVVPDDILTNYLNENEIALYKANDTVIRSITVYAEKPASACLPGSGCC, encoded by the coding sequence ATGCAAAGTGAGGAACAAATCAAGGAAATGGTAAAACAGAAGTACAGCGAAATTGCTCTCCAGGACAAGGGAACTAATGCCTTATCCTGTTGTGGTGCAGGAGGCTGTAGCAATGAGGTGTATAATATTATGAGTGAAGATTATGTTGATCTGGCCGGATATACTCAATCAGCAGACCTTGGATTAGGTTGCGGATTGCCTACCCAATTTGCAAAAATTAAAAAGGGGGACACAGTAATAGATTTGGGTAGCGGTGCAGGCAATGATTGCTTTGTTGCCAGAGCGGAAACAGGTGAGACAGGAAAAGTGATTGGTATTGATTTTACTCCAGCCATGATTGAAAAAGCAAGATCTAATGCTGAAAATCTTTCGTACAACAACGTGGAATTTAGACTAGGTGATATTGAAAAAATGCCTGTGGGTGCAAATGTTGCGGATGTGATCGTGAGCAATTGTGTATTGAATCTTGTACCCAACAAAGCAGCAGTTTTTCAGGAGATGTATCGCGTTCTCAAACCTGCTGCACATTTTAGTATTTCTGATATTGTATTAACGGGTTCTTTGCCTGAAAAAATATTGTCTGCTGCAGAAATGTACGCCGGGTGTGTCGCAAGTGCTATTGACAAGGAACTGTATTTGTCATATATTAGAAGTGCGGGATTTACCAATATTGTGATTCAGAAAGATAAGCCTATTGTTGTTCCTGATGATATTTTGACTAACTATTTGAATGAAAATGAAATTGCCTTATACAAGGCAAATGATACAGTGATCAGAAGCATCACGGTTTATGCAGAAAAACCTGCAAGTGCCTGTTTACCAGGTAGTGGATGTTGTTAG
- a CDS encoding lamin tail domain-containing protein: MRVDLIFYIIALFSFCFPVWGQWNDHFETFDTSVWKGDVTDFKVNTNQELMLEAQAAGKSSIARSFDIQDTLEVSFFASLQFAPSAANLLRIYLNADQQDLSIASGYFIEIGENGSQDKWKLFRRLNGKNNLVTEGVTGKLAVDPAVIRMKIRKEGNNLLNVLTDYTGGKNFISEKIVPDTGSLSPNRVWFGIECVYTETRKDKFSFDDIMTSMVNPDREGPKLIFAEAINSHEVKLSFDEPIDTFWANNTALYVISALGPPDDLDILNEHELSIHFQSAFVSQTNYEINCSQIKDKTGNSSSNLRQSFLYVQENKPTINQVLITEFMADPSPSIALPEKEYIELTNVSNQVLQLKNCTLTDGTGKAVIPEFYIQPGEIIICCSKSDSVEFQKFGRVLGLNNFPSLNNSGDHIFLLDDQGMIIHDVSYTDDWYQSEEKKEGGYSLEMKNPYQLCHRISNWSASTHPAGGTPGRQNQGWNTIQDVEGPQLLSAYVISEWEIKLIFDEALDEFISTDPGIYNITPSRSIATADLLLVDQNEITLLLHEKLEPGIEYKIDINGLADCVGNVSSHISHQPISLPSIPMQGDLIWNEILFNPATGGADYVEIFNRSNKQISLQNLFVVNFSQDSNWVPIKSEKIISGESFIVFTTNPMVVNQQYSVCKDSLLILKNNLPSLPDDAGRLALGYLNKQGKMIILDSMTYDASWHHPFLSSKDGVSLERIQSSGLSSLRSNWQSATSSCSFGTPGLQNSQHLNPVENPVNEFYSIKDRVITPDGNGHRDFLDVFFQLKNSGYKLQADIYDLSGNLRRHLYNQILASEEHLLWYGDDDDGNPVQAGNYILSLYLYTPDGNKHHFKERIVVDYK, translated from the coding sequence ATGAGAGTTGACTTAATATTTTACATTATCGCCTTGTTTTCATTTTGTTTTCCTGTCTGGGGCCAATGGAATGATCATTTTGAAACATTTGACACTAGTGTTTGGAAAGGTGATGTAACGGATTTTAAAGTGAATACAAATCAAGAACTTATGCTCGAAGCACAGGCAGCAGGAAAATCTTCTATTGCCAGATCTTTTGACATCCAAGATACTCTTGAAGTGAGCTTTTTTGCTTCGCTCCAGTTCGCACCGTCAGCTGCAAATCTATTGCGCATTTACTTAAATGCCGACCAGCAGGACCTGAGTATAGCTTCCGGATATTTTATAGAAATTGGAGAAAATGGAAGTCAAGATAAATGGAAATTATTCAGGAGGCTGAATGGTAAGAACAATCTCGTCACGGAAGGGGTGACAGGTAAATTGGCAGTTGATCCGGCTGTGATCAGAATGAAAATCAGAAAAGAAGGAAACAATTTGTTGAATGTTTTGACTGATTACACAGGTGGAAAAAATTTCATCTCAGAAAAAATTGTCCCGGACACAGGAAGCCTATCTCCAAATAGAGTTTGGTTCGGGATTGAGTGCGTTTACACAGAGACTCGAAAAGATAAATTCAGCTTCGATGATATCATGACTTCTATGGTGAATCCGGATAGAGAGGGACCCAAACTGATCTTTGCTGAAGCCATAAATTCGCATGAAGTAAAGTTGAGTTTTGACGAACCAATTGATACATTTTGGGCAAATAATACTGCCTTATATGTCATCAGCGCACTTGGCCCTCCGGACGACCTTGACATATTAAATGAGCATGAACTCAGTATCCACTTTCAATCTGCCTTCGTTTCACAAACAAATTATGAAATCAATTGCAGTCAAATCAAGGATAAAACAGGAAATTCTTCTTCCAACCTGAGGCAGAGTTTCTTGTATGTTCAGGAAAACAAACCAACCATAAATCAAGTATTGATTACAGAGTTTATGGCTGACCCCAGCCCATCTATTGCATTACCTGAAAAGGAATATATAGAACTCACAAATGTATCTAATCAAGTCTTACAATTAAAAAATTGCACCTTAACAGATGGTACAGGAAAGGCTGTCATTCCTGAATTCTACATCCAACCCGGAGAGATCATCATCTGTTGCTCAAAATCTGATAGCGTAGAATTTCAAAAATTCGGACGTGTATTAGGATTAAACAATTTTCCTTCCTTAAATAACAGCGGAGATCATATCTTCTTATTGGATGATCAAGGTATGATTATCCATGATGTTTCTTATACTGATGATTGGTATCAATCAGAAGAAAAAAAAGAAGGCGGATATAGTCTCGAAATGAAGAATCCCTATCAACTCTGCCATCGAATATCCAACTGGAGCGCCAGCACTCATCCTGCCGGAGGCACACCTGGAAGACAGAACCAAGGTTGGAACACTATCCAGGATGTTGAAGGACCTCAATTGTTAAGTGCTTATGTGATCAGTGAGTGGGAGATCAAATTAATATTTGATGAGGCTCTTGATGAATTCATCAGCACAGATCCGGGAATTTATAATATTACTCCATCCAGATCCATCGCAACTGCGGATTTACTACTGGTAGATCAAAATGAAATAACGCTTTTGCTCCATGAAAAACTAGAACCCGGAATCGAATACAAAATTGACATTAATGGATTAGCTGATTGTGTCGGCAATGTGAGTTCTCATATCTCTCATCAACCTATTTCTTTACCATCAATTCCAATGCAGGGAGATTTGATTTGGAATGAAATACTATTTAATCCGGCAACAGGAGGTGCTGATTATGTCGAAATATTCAATCGCAGTAATAAGCAAATTTCACTTCAGAATTTATTTGTTGTCAATTTTTCTCAAGACTCAAACTGGGTACCGATCAAATCTGAAAAAATAATTTCAGGAGAATCATTCATAGTTTTTACAACTAATCCAATGGTGGTCAATCAGCAATATTCTGTTTGCAAAGATTCTCTGCTCATCTTGAAAAACAATTTACCATCACTTCCGGATGATGCCGGGAGGCTTGCCCTTGGCTATCTCAACAAGCAAGGAAAGATGATTATTCTCGATTCAATGACATATGATGCAAGTTGGCATCACCCATTTTTATCGTCCAAGGATGGCGTATCCTTAGAAAGGATACAATCGTCGGGATTGTCTTCTTTGCGATCAAACTGGCAATCGGCAACGTCCTCATGCAGTTTTGGTACACCAGGACTACAAAACAGCCAACACCTCAATCCTGTTGAAAATCCTGTCAATGAGTTTTATTCTATAAAAGATCGCGTCATCACTCCGGATGGCAATGGTCACAGAGATTTTTTAGATGTATTTTTTCAACTGAAAAATAGCGGCTATAAACTTCAAGCTGATATTTATGATCTCTCGGGAAATCTGAGGAGACACCTGTACAATCAAATCCTCGCATCTGAAGAACATCTACTTTGGTACGGTGATGATGACGACGGGAATCCTGTTCAGGCAGGAAATTATATTCTATCACTATACCTTTACACTCCTGATGGAAACAAACATCATTTTAAAGAGAGAATTGTAGTCGATTACAAATAA
- a CDS encoding transcriptional repressor, which produces MEIHQLSWKEVLNSRSLKATQVRLKLLQILEQRTSATPYSILLKSMTPVDRVTLYRTLESLLNQGIIHEAYSEHEETYFALCGRECNEVNHNHKHIHFKCIRCNEVTCMHASLQHEIEVPGVEIHHWSIVATGICNHCCKA; this is translated from the coding sequence ATGGAAATTCATCAATTGTCTTGGAAGGAAGTGTTGAATAGCCGAAGTTTGAAAGCAACTCAGGTGCGCTTGAAACTTCTTCAAATATTGGAACAAAGAACCAGCGCAACTCCTTACTCCATATTGCTAAAATCGATGACACCTGTAGATCGTGTAACGCTGTACCGGACACTTGAATCTTTGTTGAATCAAGGGATCATACATGAGGCATATTCGGAGCATGAAGAAACTTATTTCGCATTGTGTGGAAGAGAATGCAATGAAGTAAATCATAACCACAAACACATACATTTCAAGTGCATCAGGTGTAATGAGGTTACATGTATGCATGCTTCGTTGCAGCATGAAATAGAAGTTCCAGGTGTTGAAATACATCATTGGTCTATAGTTGCCACCGGGATTTGCAACCATTGTTGTAAGGCTTAG
- a CDS encoding peptide chain release factor 3: MNFEELNKRRTFGIVSHPDAGKTTLTEKLLLFGGAIQIAGAVKSNKIKKHATSDFMEIEKQRGISVATSVMAFPYRGLQINILDTPGHKDFAEDTYRTLTAVDSAIVVIDVAKGVEEQTEKLVEVCRMRNTPIIVFINKLDREGKDAFDLMDEVESKLKLKVTPLSWPIGMGQSFQGVYSIYEKTFIHFRPHQKQEDSPAIRMDDTSAFVEIIGERPHKQFQEDMETIQGVYPVFRREDYLSGNISPVFYGSTVNNFGVRELLDCFVEIAPTPLARETEERIVLPSEDQLSGFVFKIHANMDPKHRDRIAFFRICSGVFKRNTAYYHVRLDRDFRFSNPTSFMASRKEVIDEAYPGDVIGLYDSGNFKIGDALTEGETLHFKGIPRFSPEIFRYVNNADPSKFKQFAKGLEQLMDEGVAQLFTKEDSQRKIIGVVGALQFDVIQYRLEHEYGASCTYEPINLHKACWIKYSDEKKWEEFKTRRRKDLAKDKEGKFVFLAESSWTLNLIKENFPDIELHTSSE; this comes from the coding sequence ATGAATTTTGAAGAATTAAATAAACGCAGAACATTTGGAATAGTATCACATCCAGATGCCGGAAAAACAACTCTGACAGAAAAATTATTGCTATTTGGAGGTGCTATTCAGATAGCAGGTGCAGTGAAGTCCAACAAAATAAAAAAACATGCCACTTCAGATTTTATGGAGATCGAAAAGCAAAGAGGAATCTCTGTTGCGACGAGTGTGATGGCATTCCCGTACCGGGGACTTCAGATCAATATCTTGGATACTCCGGGCCACAAAGATTTTGCAGAAGATACTTATCGCACATTGACCGCCGTGGATTCCGCCATAGTTGTGATAGATGTTGCCAAAGGTGTCGAAGAGCAAACAGAAAAACTGGTTGAAGTGTGCAGGATGCGGAATACTCCAATTATAGTCTTCATCAATAAATTGGATAGAGAAGGAAAAGACGCATTTGACTTGATGGATGAAGTCGAGTCCAAGTTAAAGCTTAAAGTAACTCCGCTCTCCTGGCCTATCGGTATGGGCCAATCTTTTCAAGGAGTATATAGTATTTATGAAAAAACATTTATACATTTTCGTCCCCATCAAAAACAAGAAGACTCACCTGCTATTCGGATGGACGATACCAGTGCTTTTGTAGAAATTATCGGCGAACGACCTCACAAGCAATTCCAAGAAGATATGGAAACCATTCAAGGAGTTTATCCTGTTTTCCGTAGAGAAGACTATCTATCCGGCAACATTAGTCCAGTATTTTATGGTAGCACAGTGAATAATTTTGGTGTTAGAGAACTCTTGGATTGTTTTGTAGAGATAGCGCCTACGCCATTGGCGCGAGAAACTGAAGAAAGAATAGTTTTGCCATCCGAAGATCAATTGAGTGGATTCGTGTTCAAAATTCATGCAAATATGGATCCCAAGCATAGAGATAGAATTGCTTTTTTCAGAATTTGTAGCGGAGTTTTCAAGCGCAATACAGCATACTACCATGTCCGTTTGGACAGAGATTTCAGATTTTCGAATCCTACGTCTTTCATGGCATCCAGGAAAGAAGTTATAGATGAAGCTTATCCGGGTGATGTAATTGGACTTTATGATTCCGGAAATTTTAAAATAGGCGATGCTTTGACAGAAGGAGAAACACTACATTTCAAAGGTATTCCAAGATTTTCACCTGAAATTTTCAGGTACGTCAACAATGCTGATCCTTCCAAATTCAAACAGTTTGCCAAAGGACTTGAACAACTCATGGATGAAGGAGTTGCTCAATTATTTACGAAAGAGGACTCTCAAAGAAAAATTATTGGTGTGGTTGGAGCATTGCAGTTCGATGTGATACAGTACAGATTGGAGCACGAGTATGGCGCGAGTTGTACGTATGAACCTATTAATTTACACAAAGCATGCTGGATAAAATATTCTGACGAGAAAAAATGGGAAGAATTTAAAACACGCCGAAGAAAAGACTTGGCAAAAGACAAAGAAGGAAAGTTTGTATTTCTTGCAGAATCTTCCTGGACGCTCAATCTGATTAAAGAGAACTTTCCAGACATAGAACTTCACACTTCCAGCGAATAA
- a CDS encoding 2Fe-2S iron-sulfur cluster binding domain-containing protein — MEAEIHASVLGINRISPQVISVRLGNFSKELVGFQPGQHVFVYINIGGEEFNRAYSIHHYKPGEYLEFAVREVKDGKVSPILNRQLNVGDQVMISQPTGHFVVIPKANLKRVHVFLSAGVGITPFISMIPALLEDEPMSKVILAYGCRTEQDILFRHLLEHWEKHYQDQFFSHVSLSQHSKPKGLFSMFKKGNQSTWTGLEGRLDYAHLDRILENTRLDSVDTFYYICGPGGFIEKMKSYATNHGVKPDRILTEYFYVKSESIQASPLYTGKYRLEVNLHGRHIDLEADRSVYILDAMLAAGLHPPYSCQSGVCSSCMAVLKQGKVHMDHDHALSKTEIEEGWVLSCQSRPLSDHVQLEFK; from the coding sequence ATGGAAGCAGAAATTCACGCATCGGTTTTAGGAATTAACAGAATAAGTCCACAAGTCATATCAGTTAGATTAGGGAATTTCTCAAAGGAACTTGTAGGTTTTCAGCCCGGTCAACACGTTTTTGTATATATTAATATAGGCGGAGAGGAGTTCAATCGAGCTTATTCTATTCACCACTATAAGCCTGGTGAGTATCTCGAGTTTGCAGTCAGAGAAGTTAAAGATGGGAAAGTATCTCCAATTCTTAACCGCCAGCTAAATGTAGGAGATCAGGTGATGATCTCACAGCCGACAGGTCATTTTGTTGTAATCCCTAAAGCTAATTTGAAAAGGGTTCACGTATTTCTCAGCGCCGGCGTAGGGATCACTCCATTCATCTCCATGATTCCGGCTTTGTTGGAAGATGAACCTATGTCCAAGGTAATATTGGCTTATGGATGCAGAACCGAGCAAGATATATTGTTTCGTCACCTGCTCGAACATTGGGAAAAACATTATCAGGATCAGTTTTTTAGTCACGTGAGTCTGAGCCAGCATTCAAAGCCAAAGGGATTGTTTTCTATGTTTAAAAAAGGCAATCAAAGTACCTGGACTGGACTGGAAGGAAGGCTTGATTATGCCCATCTTGATCGTATTTTGGAAAATACGCGGCTTGACTCGGTTGATACATTTTATTATATCTGTGGACCTGGTGGATTTATTGAGAAAATGAAATCTTATGCTACCAATCATGGGGTGAAACCGGATCGGATTCTGACCGAATATTTTTATGTCAAATCTGAATCCATTCAAGCTTCGCCTTTGTACACTGGAAAATACCGTCTGGAAGTCAATCTGCATGGTCGTCATATTGACCTGGAGGCGGATCGATCAGTTTATATCCTTGATGCCATGCTGGCGGCTGGTCTGCATCCTCCATATTCTTGCCAAAGTGGTGTTTGTTCAAGTTGTATGGCAGTATTAAAACAAGGGAAAGTCCACATGGATCACGATCATGCGTTGAGTAAAACTGAGATTGAGGAAGGATGGGTGCTCTCATGCCAGTCCCGTCCGCTTTCAGATCACGTCCAGCTGGAGTTTAAATAA
- a CDS encoding GNAT family N-acetyltransferase translates to MFEFHCKPFSDLSSSVIYGILKLRSEVFVVEQNCIYLDCDNKDLDSLQSWIQNQEGQIIATARILPKGVSYADYISIGRVATNLDLRRTGVGKLLMHHVLEMCKLHFPGELIKISAQSYLLDFYARFGFSKTGEEYLEDNIPHCAMVLIN, encoded by the coding sequence ATGTTCGAATTTCATTGCAAACCATTCAGTGACTTATCGTCTTCAGTAATTTATGGAATATTAAAATTGAGGTCTGAAGTTTTTGTGGTGGAACAAAATTGTATTTATTTGGATTGTGACAACAAAGATCTGGATTCATTGCAGAGCTGGATTCAAAATCAAGAAGGACAGATCATTGCAACTGCCCGCATTTTACCAAAGGGAGTTTCATATGCAGATTATATTTCTATTGGCAGAGTGGCAACGAATTTAGATTTGAGAAGAACCGGTGTGGGAAAATTGTTGATGCACCACGTATTGGAAATGTGTAAATTACATTTTCCCGGAGAACTAATAAAAATTTCTGCCCAATCTTATCTGCTAGATTTTTATGCAAGATTTGGATTTTCAAAAACAGGAGAGGAATACCTAGAAGACAATATTCCCCATTGTGCCATGGTCTTGATCAATTGA
- a CDS encoding endonuclease/exonuclease/phosphatase family protein yields MHLRSWHISSIKFFNQSIVTWVVAGMIILVTALFIFPPENLLIKQLSQFAVHWIFATLILGIFFLIVDNDHLLYISFAACGFMSLFLMRSYNTSLKLAISDNVHSVSVAFMNPSICTDDEIAIIQNIRKFNPDIVVLEEFTPDWLSLSEEIKNSHPNFLELMRIDPLGKAIYSKNEIFKKDTFDLALSPVIYAGILTKGKDTFYMGACNLLPPITLSSYRKLSSYLDTLSQTVFPTFKNNLLCANLNIIPWSGELLHFKAMTNMASSRRDNNLGQDKSSFFGIFNAPKNEILFSETMECAMFQVMKDSHENPFGIFGRYQIR; encoded by the coding sequence ATGCATCTCAGATCCTGGCATATTAGCTCGATAAAATTTTTTAATCAATCGATAGTTACCTGGGTCGTAGCTGGAATGATCATTTTAGTTACAGCATTATTCATTTTTCCCCCTGAAAACTTATTGATCAAACAACTCAGCCAATTTGCAGTTCATTGGATTTTCGCAACACTGATACTGGGAATTTTTTTTCTCATAGTTGACAATGACCATCTGTTGTACATTTCATTTGCAGCATGTGGATTCATGAGTTTATTCCTCATGCGATCATACAATACAAGTCTTAAGCTAGCTATTTCGGATAATGTACATTCCGTAAGTGTTGCATTTATGAATCCGTCCATATGTACAGATGATGAAATTGCGATCATTCAAAACATCAGAAAGTTCAATCCTGACATAGTTGTACTTGAAGAATTTACTCCAGATTGGTTATCACTCAGTGAAGAAATCAAAAATTCCCATCCCAATTTCTTGGAATTGATGAGGATTGATCCTTTAGGTAAAGCCATTTACTCAAAAAATGAAATTTTCAAAAAAGATACATTTGATTTGGCTCTATCACCAGTTATTTATGCCGGAATATTGACCAAAGGTAAAGATACGTTTTACATGGGCGCTTGTAATTTACTACCACCCATCACCTTGTCCTCTTATCGCAAGCTGAGTTCATATCTCGACACTCTATCACAAACGGTTTTTCCAACTTTTAAAAATAATCTGCTCTGTGCAAACCTCAATATCATTCCCTGGTCAGGTGAATTGCTTCATTTCAAAGCCATGACCAATATGGCTTCCAGTAGAAGGGACAACAATCTTGGACAGGATAAATCTTCATTCTTTGGCATCTTCAATGCACCCAAAAACGAAATTCTATTTTCTGAAACAATGGAATGTGCTATGTTTCAGGTTATGAAAGATTCACATGAAAATCCCTTCGGAATTTTTGGCCGTTATCAAATCAGATAA